The Sorangiineae bacterium MSr11367 genome window below encodes:
- a CDS encoding cysteine desulfurase: protein MIENRVYLDWNATTPPLPEVVEAMGAALRGAWANPSSIHAEGRGARAYVENARAAVAELAGIDPRDIVLTSGGTEANNLALRSAFARGPGTLVTSRLEHPSIARVAEALEAEGKARVRWLRVGASGCIDLDDLERALGEGDVRIVALQAVNHETGVVQPTAEAIGMASARGVWVHVDAVQAFGRIDVAGINPACGDGIKVTRSLAAHKMRGPKGIGALVTRADILLEPLLRGGAQERGIRPGTLDPVAAAGFAVAAKHARSGPERYARVAVLRDRLEAGLARLDPRCEVNGAKAPRAPHVTNVAFSTWNGPELVAALDLEGVSISSGSACSAGTIEPSPVITAMQDEAHARRSVRFSLGEATTEESLEMALSALGRVFART from the coding sequence ATGATCGAAAACCGCGTTTATCTGGATTGGAACGCGACCACGCCGCCGCTGCCCGAGGTCGTCGAGGCGATGGGGGCGGCGTTGCGCGGCGCTTGGGCGAATCCCTCGAGCATCCACGCCGAAGGGCGCGGTGCGCGCGCGTACGTCGAGAATGCGCGGGCGGCGGTGGCCGAGCTCGCGGGGATCGATCCGCGCGACATCGTGCTCACCTCGGGCGGGACGGAGGCGAACAACCTCGCGCTGCGCTCGGCCTTCGCGCGAGGGCCGGGGACGCTGGTGACGAGCCGGCTGGAGCACCCGTCGATCGCGCGGGTGGCGGAGGCGCTCGAGGCCGAGGGCAAGGCGCGCGTGCGGTGGTTGCGGGTCGGCGCATCGGGTTGCATCGACCTGGACGATCTGGAGCGCGCGCTCGGGGAGGGCGACGTGCGGATCGTGGCGCTGCAGGCGGTGAACCACGAGACGGGGGTCGTTCAGCCGACCGCGGAGGCCATCGGCATGGCCTCGGCGCGTGGTGTGTGGGTGCACGTCGATGCCGTGCAGGCTTTCGGGCGCATCGACGTCGCGGGGATCAACCCCGCCTGCGGTGATGGCATCAAGGTGACGCGAAGCCTCGCCGCCCACAAGATGCGCGGGCCCAAGGGCATTGGTGCGCTGGTGACGCGCGCCGATATTCTGCTGGAGCCGCTGCTCCGCGGCGGCGCGCAAGAGCGGGGAATTCGACCCGGGACGCTCGATCCGGTGGCGGCGGCGGGGTTCGCGGTGGCGGCGAAGCATGCGCGCTCGGGGCCCGAGCGCTACGCTCGGGTGGCCGTGTTGCGCGATCGCCTGGAGGCGGGCCTCGCGCGCCTCGATCCGCGCTGCGAGGTGAACGGCGCAAAGGCGCCGCGCGCGCCGCACGTGACCAACGTGGCCTTCTCGACGTGGAACGGCCCCGAGCTGGTGGCGGCACTCGATCTGGAAGGGGTGAGCATCTCCAGCGGCAGCGCGTGCAGTGCTGGGACCATCGAGCCTTCGCCGGTCATCACCGCCATGCAGGACGAGGCGCACGCACGAAGGTCCGTGCGGTTTTCGCTGGGGGAGGCCACGACCGAGGAGTCCCTCGAGATGGCGCTTTCGGCGCTCGGTCGCGTCTTCGCACGCACGTGA
- a CDS encoding anion transporter: MIAAIIFAFTYVAFSVGRVPGLRSDRVAASIIGAVLLVAFRVLSVSEAQASVDGATLGLLFGMMVLSAALEVSGAFSMIGFWVTRRARSPVALFIAVSVSSALLSAFLINDVVCIAFTPLVLQIAEALERDPRPYLLALATSSNIGSVATITGNPQNILIGSLSGISYGRFALFLAPVAVLALIANGIVIWWLYRRELGGAFVARSASNKPHVYRRWIRKSSIVTAGVLLAFVLGIPPAVVALLGASAMLFTRAVNPKRLYVRIDWTLLALFTGLFVVVAGVEKAGLAERLLAALQPLHPESVWGLTLISAILSNVVSNVPAVMVLKSLVPHLPNAESAWLTLAMASTLAGNLTLPGSLATIIVVERARSRAEISFVDFLKVGLPSGVISLLIGAAWLAWHA, from the coding sequence ATGATTGCCGCCATCATCTTCGCGTTCACCTACGTGGCGTTCTCCGTGGGGCGCGTGCCCGGTTTGCGCTCGGATCGGGTGGCCGCCTCCATCATCGGGGCGGTGCTCCTGGTTGCGTTTCGGGTGCTGTCGGTGTCCGAGGCGCAGGCTTCGGTCGACGGTGCGACCCTCGGGCTTCTGTTCGGCATGATGGTCCTCTCGGCGGCGCTGGAGGTCTCCGGCGCCTTCTCGATGATTGGCTTCTGGGTCACCCGGCGTGCCCGCAGCCCGGTGGCCTTGTTCATCGCGGTGTCGGTGTCGTCGGCGTTGCTGTCGGCGTTCCTCATCAACGACGTCGTGTGCATCGCGTTTACGCCGCTGGTCCTGCAGATCGCCGAGGCCCTGGAGCGCGATCCGCGGCCTTATCTTTTGGCGCTGGCCACATCGTCGAACATCGGCAGCGTGGCCACCATCACGGGCAACCCGCAGAACATTCTCATTGGGTCGCTGTCGGGCATTTCGTACGGGCGGTTCGCGCTCTTTCTCGCGCCGGTGGCGGTGCTCGCGCTGATCGCGAACGGCATCGTCATTTGGTGGCTTTACCGGCGCGAGCTCGGGGGCGCGTTCGTCGCGCGGTCGGCGTCGAACAAGCCCCACGTGTACCGGCGCTGGATCCGCAAGAGCAGCATCGTGACGGCGGGCGTGCTGCTCGCGTTCGTGCTGGGCATTCCACCCGCCGTCGTGGCGTTGCTGGGAGCCTCGGCCATGCTTTTCACGCGCGCGGTCAATCCGAAGCGCCTCTACGTGCGCATCGATTGGACCTTGTTGGCGCTGTTCACGGGGTTGTTCGTGGTCGTGGCGGGCGTCGAAAAAGCGGGGCTCGCCGAGCGGCTGCTCGCGGCACTGCAGCCGCTGCACCCGGAGAGCGTGTGGGGCCTCACCTTGATCTCGGCGATCCTGTCCAACGTGGTGAGCAACGTGCCCGCCGTCATGGTGCTCAAGTCCCTCGTTCCGCATCTGCCCAACGCCGAGTCGGCGTGGCTCACCTTGGCCATGGCGTCGACGTTGGCGGGGAATCTGACGCTTCCGGGATCGCTCGCGACCATCATCGTGGTGGAGCGCGCCCGGAGCCGCGCGGAGATCTCGTTCGTCGACTTTCTGAAGGTGGGCCTCCCTTCGGGGGTGATCAGCTTGCTCATCGGCGCGGCGTGGCTCGCCTGGCACGCGTGA
- a CDS encoding Gfo/Idh/MocA family oxidoreductase — protein MKRIRVGIIGANPERGWAKVAHVPALKALAQQYEITAVSTTRRASAEEAARQFGAAHAFDRAEALVAHPEVDLVTVSVKTPDHGRAVRAALDAGKHVFCEWPLGANTAEAEELSARADAKGVRTAIGLQRRFWPSVLYVRDLVREGAIGRLRSCNLSYPVPYMGARMPAYGAYASDAANGATLLSIMGGHFLDIVSFALGDIRELSAVVTQQFDTMTILETQEVIPVTSPHQVLVSGTFDGNAVLAAHFEAGKERGGTDLLIRITGTEGALELRSEPAELDPSDLALFGARGDATALEKYTVPSQYYGPHGTELRGSSYALAQVYAALAHDIAEGTSLAPSFRDAVSRHRLLDVIATASSTGQRQRVAA, from the coding sequence GTGAAAAGAATCCGAGTGGGCATCATCGGGGCGAATCCCGAACGAGGATGGGCCAAGGTCGCACACGTTCCGGCGCTGAAGGCGCTTGCGCAGCAGTACGAGATCACGGCGGTCAGCACGACGCGCCGGGCGAGCGCGGAGGAGGCGGCGCGGCAATTCGGCGCGGCACACGCCTTCGACCGCGCCGAGGCGCTGGTCGCGCACCCCGAGGTCGACCTGGTGACGGTGTCCGTCAAGACGCCCGATCACGGGCGCGCCGTGCGGGCCGCGCTCGATGCGGGCAAGCACGTCTTCTGCGAGTGGCCGCTGGGCGCCAACACCGCCGAGGCGGAAGAATTGAGCGCGCGGGCCGATGCGAAAGGCGTGCGCACGGCCATCGGGTTGCAGCGACGCTTCTGGCCCAGCGTTCTCTACGTGCGCGATCTCGTGCGCGAGGGCGCCATCGGGCGGCTCCGCTCGTGCAACCTCAGCTACCCGGTGCCGTACATGGGCGCGAGAATGCCCGCGTACGGCGCCTACGCCTCCGACGCCGCCAATGGGGCCACGCTTCTCAGCATCATGGGGGGCCACTTCCTCGACATCGTGAGCTTCGCGTTGGGGGACATCCGCGAATTGTCGGCGGTGGTGACGCAGCAGTTCGACACGATGACGATTCTCGAAACCCAGGAGGTCATCCCCGTCACCTCCCCGCACCAGGTTCTCGTGAGCGGCACCTTCGACGGCAACGCGGTCCTCGCGGCACACTTCGAAGCCGGCAAGGAGCGCGGCGGCACCGATCTGCTGATCCGCATCACCGGCACCGAAGGCGCACTCGAACTACGCAGCGAGCCTGCGGAGCTCGACCCTTCCGATCTCGCGCTGTTCGGAGCCCGCGGCGATGCGACGGCGCTGGAGAAGTACACGGTGCCATCCCAGTATTACGGACCGCACGGCACCGAGCTTCGCGGCTCCTCCTATGCGCTCGCCCAAGTGTACGCAGCGCTCGCGCACGACATCGCCGAGGGCACTTCGCTCGCCCCGAGCTTCCGCGACGCCGTCTCCCGCCACCGGTTGCTCGACGTCATTGCCACCGCGTCGTCGACAGGGCAACGGCAGCGCGTCGCCGCGTAA
- a CDS encoding MarR family transcriptional regulator: MAKAKRDLVEELTGVYATRFPEWDIEALTLSMRLGHIGRTQLARCDEITDRYEMGSSGFLTLALLASTPEGEGVTPGVLMDCMDCPSGTVTHRLNLLERAGLLRRQVDPTDRRSFRLHVTPLGLERLTACADEYFAVLREPFAKLTRAERQTLMALLRKAGGGFKER, translated from the coding sequence ATGGCGAAGGCGAAGCGGGACTTGGTGGAGGAGCTGACCGGGGTCTACGCGACGCGGTTTCCCGAGTGGGACATCGAGGCGCTGACGCTGTCGATGCGCCTGGGCCACATCGGGCGGACGCAGCTGGCCCGCTGCGACGAGATCACCGATCGCTACGAGATGGGCTCCTCGGGCTTTCTCACCTTGGCGCTCCTCGCCTCGACCCCGGAGGGCGAGGGGGTCACGCCCGGGGTTCTCATGGACTGCATGGACTGCCCGAGCGGCACCGTCACGCACCGTCTCAATCTATTGGAGCGCGCCGGCCTTTTGCGGCGCCAGGTGGATCCCACGGACCGGCGCAGCTTTCGCCTTCACGTCACGCCGCTCGGTCTGGAGAGGCTCACGGCGTGCGCCGACGAGTACTTTGCCGTCCTGCGCGAGCCGTTCGCCAAGCTTACGCGCGCCGAGCGGCAGACATTGATGGCGCTCTTGCGCAAAGCCGGCGGCGGCTTCAAGGAGCGATGA
- a CDS encoding dienelactone hydrolase family protein, with the protein MNEIQRYLQDEVVLDCADGIISRREALKRLGLMGLTAAAASNLIAGCADTKEPNVPAGANANAAAGGGAESITFAGPEGRTLQGAWARADSPRGGVLVIHENKGLLEHFRVVAQRFAKAGYSALAIDLLSEEGGTAALGEPANATAALSKVPPERFVADMKAGLDELAKRTPGVKLAAIGFCFGGGMTWRLVGTKDARLAAAAPFYGPLPEGTDFTGAKTAVFGVYAELDGRVNASQPAAKAALEKAGLTHEIVTYPGADHAFFNDTGPRYNAPAATQAWTKVLDWFGRYVG; encoded by the coding sequence ATGAACGAGATCCAACGTTACCTCCAAGACGAAGTCGTTCTGGATTGCGCGGACGGAATCATCTCGCGGCGGGAGGCGCTCAAGCGTCTCGGGTTGATGGGGCTGACGGCGGCGGCAGCCTCGAACCTGATCGCCGGGTGCGCCGACACCAAGGAACCCAACGTGCCCGCCGGCGCGAACGCGAACGCCGCGGCCGGCGGCGGCGCCGAGAGCATCACCTTTGCCGGCCCCGAAGGTCGCACGCTTCAAGGGGCGTGGGCGCGGGCGGATTCGCCGCGCGGCGGGGTGCTCGTGATTCACGAGAACAAAGGTCTCTTGGAGCACTTTCGCGTGGTCGCGCAGCGGTTTGCCAAGGCCGGCTACTCGGCGCTCGCCATCGATCTTCTCTCCGAAGAGGGCGGCACCGCAGCACTTGGCGAGCCGGCGAATGCGACGGCGGCGCTGTCGAAGGTGCCACCGGAGCGCTTCGTGGCCGACATGAAGGCGGGGCTCGACGAGCTGGCGAAGCGAACCCCCGGCGTCAAACTCGCGGCCATCGGCTTTTGCTTCGGCGGCGGCATGACATGGCGCCTCGTCGGAACCAAAGACGCGAGGCTCGCCGCCGCCGCCCCGTTCTACGGCCCCCTGCCCGAGGGCACCGACTTCACCGGCGCCAAGACTGCCGTTTTCGGCGTCTACGCGGAGCTCGACGGACGCGTCAACGCCTCGCAACCCGCGGCCAAAGCGGCCCTGGAGAAGGCCGGCCTCACGCACGAAATCGTGACCTACCCGGGCGCGGACCACGCCTTCTTCAACGACACCGGGCCGCGCTACAACGCCCCCGCGGCCACGCAGGCCTGGACCAAGGTGCTCGACTGGTTCGGCCGGTACGTGGGCTGA